The Channa argus isolate prfri chromosome 14, Channa argus male v1.0, whole genome shotgun sequence genome includes a window with the following:
- the mcm6 gene encoding DNA replication licensing factor MCM6, whose amino-acid sequence MDVATATAENAGEMVKDELAEKCQKLFQAFLEEFHTADGEVKYVREAEELIRPERNTLLVSFTDLEGFNQELATTVQEEYYRVYPFLCRAVRNFARDHGNVPLNKEFYVAIEDLPTRHKIRELSSMRIGSLVRISGQVVRTHPVHPELVSGTFLCMDCQAVIKDVPQQFKYSPPTICRNPVCNNRSRFHLDTHKSKFIDFQKVRIQETQAELPRGSIPRSLEIILRAEAVETAQAGDRCDFTGTLIVVPDVSQLSTPGIRAENSNRVAGGPQGFESEGLRGLKALGIRELSYRLAFLACNVAATNPRFGGKELREEEQTAESIKSQMTEKEWEKVFEMSQDKNLYHNLCTSLFPTIHGNDEVKRGILLMLFGGVPKTTMERTSLRGDINVCIVGDPSTAKSQFLKHVEEFSPRAVYTSGKASSAAGLTAAVVRDEESHEFVIEAGALMLADNGVCCIDEFDKMDLKDQVAIHEAMEQQTISITKAGVKATLNARTSILAAANPVNGRYDRSKSLKQNVNLSAPIMSRFDLFFILVDDCNEVTDYAIARRIVDLHSRVEESVDRLYSLDEIRRYLLFARQFKPKISSESEEFIVEQYKRLRQRDGSGGVSKSAWRITVRQLESMIRLSEAMARMHCCDEVQPKHVKEAFRLLNKSIIRVETPDINLEQEDELDEEEEQQQEGEHIPNGLNGHVNGHMEGVNGHVNGVNGHTGPGSHPKPSLRLSFPEYKRISNLLVLHLRKTEEAEEEEELKKSAVVNWYLKEIESEIDSEEELVNKKGLIEKVIHRLVHYDHILIELSQAGLKGSESASSEEEAVLVVNPNYTLED is encoded by the exons ATGGATGTTGCCACAGCAACCGCGGAGAATGCTGGGGAGATGGTGAAAGACGAGTTGGCCGAAAAGTGCCAGAAGTTATTCCAGGCTTTTTTGGAGGA GTTTCACACCGCGGATGGGGAGGTTAAGTATGTCCGGGAGGCTGAGGAGCTGATAAGGCCTGAGAGGAACACCCTGCTAGTGAGTTTCACAGATCTGGAGGGATTCAACCAGGAGCTGGCTACCACCGTCCAGGAGGAGTACTACAG AGTCTACCCGTTCCTCTGTCGGGCGGTACGCAACTTTGCACGTGATCATGGGAACGTTCCTCTCAATAAAGAGTTCTACGTTGCCATTGAAGATCTGCCCACCAGACACAA GATCCGGGAGCTGTCCTCCATGCGTATTGGCAGCCTGGTGAGAATTAGTGGTCAGGTTGTGAGGACGCACCCGGTTCATCCTGAACTG GTGAGTGGCACCTTCCTGTGCATGGACTGCCAGGCAGTGATCAAAGACGTCCCCCAGCAGTTCAAATACTCCCCACCAACCATCTGCAGAAACCCTGTCTGCAACAATCGCTCGCGCTTCCATcttgacacacacaaatccaagtTCATCGACTTCCAGAAG GTGCGCATACAGGAAACGCAAGCGGAACTCCCTCGTGGTTCAATCCCACGCTCCCTCGAGATTATCCTCAGGGCCGAGGCTGTGGAGACGGCTCAGGCTGGAGACCGCTGTGACTTCACCGGGACCCTTATCGTTGTTCCAGATGTGTCTCAGCTAAGCACTCCTG GTATTCGAGCAGAGAACAGTAACCGTGTAGCTGGGGGACCACAGGGCTTTGAGTCCGAGGGTTTGAGAGGACTGAAAGCCCTAGGAATCAGAGAACTGTCATACAGACTGGCCTTCCTGGCCTGCAATGTGGCCGCAACTAACCCACGA TTTGGAGGCAAGGAGCTGCGGGAAGAGGAGCAGACTGCAGAAAGTATTAAGAGCCAGATGACAGAGAAGGAGTGGGAGaaagtgtttgaaatgagcCAGGACAAGAACTTGTACCACAACCTGTGCACCAGCCTTTTCCCCACTATCCACG GCAATGACGAGGTGAAGCGTGGCATCCTGCTGATGTTGTTTGGAGGCGTGCCCAAAACGACCATGGAGCGAACCTCGTTAAGAGGAGACATCAACGTCTGCATTGTTGGGGACCCGAGTACTGCTAAGAGCCAGTTTCTCAA GCACGTGGAGGAGTTCAGTCCCAGAGCAGTGTACACTAGTGGCAAAGCCAGTAGTGCTGCAGGTTTGACAGCTGCTGTGGTCCGAGACGAGGAGTCTCATGAGTTTGTGATTGAAGCTGGGGCTCTGATGCTGGCTGACAAT GGTGTATGTTGCATTGATGAGTTTGACAAGATGGACTTGAAGGACCAGGTGGCCATCCATGAAGCCATGGAGCAGCAGACAATCAGCATCACCAAGGCTGGAGTCAAG GCCACCCTGAACGCACGCACATCCATCCTGGCTGCCGCCAACCCTGTCAATGGGCGCTACGACCGTAGCAAGAGTCTGAAGCAGAATGTCAACCTGAGCGCCCCCATTATGAGCCGCTTTGACCTTTTCTTCATCCTGGTGGACGACTGTAATGAG GTGACAGACTACGCCATTGCCAGGCGCATTGTGGACCTACACTCCCGTGTTGAGGAATCGGTAGACAGACTGTATTCTCTGGATGAGATCCGCAGATACCTGCTGTTTGCCAGGCAGTTTAAACCtaag ATTTCCAGCGAATCCGAAGAATTCATTGTTGAGCAGTACAAGCGTCTCCGTCAGCGCGACGGCTCAGGTGGAGTATCCAAGTCAGCCTGGAGGATAACTGTGCGACAGCTGGAGAGCATGATCCGGCTGTCAGAAGCCATGGCACGCATGCACTGCTGTGACGAG GTGCAGCCCAAACATGTGAAGGAAGCTTTTCGTCTTCTCAACAAATCCATCATCAGAGTGGAGACGCCGGACATTAACCTAGAGCAGGAGGACGAGctggatgaggaagaggagcaaCAGCAGGAAG GAGAGCACATCCCTAATGGATTGAACGGTCATGTCAACGGCCACATGGAGGGTGTTAACGGCCATGTGAATGGTGTAAATGGCCACACTGGCCCTGGCAGCCACCCCAAACCATCCCTGCGCCTATCTTTCCCCGAGTACAAACGTATCTCCAACCTGCTGGTCCTGCATCTGCGTAAAACAGAAGAGG ctgaggaagaggaggagctgaagaaaagTGCAGTGGTGAACTGGTACCTGAAGGAGATCGAGTCAGAGATTGACTCTGAGGAGGAGCTGGTCAATAAAAAGGGCCTGATAGAGAAAGTCATCCACAGACTAGTTCACTAT GATCACATCCTCATCGAGCTGTCACAGGCAGGGTTGAAGGGCTCAGAGTCTGCGAGCTCAGAAGAAGAAGCTGTTCTGGTTGTCAACCCCAACTACACCCTGGAAGATTAA